A genomic stretch from Sulfobacillus thermosulfidooxidans includes:
- a CDS encoding CaiB/BaiF CoA transferase family protein — MMKPFEGLRIIDLTRILSGPYCTMYFADLGAEVIKIEPPQGDDTRHWGPPFIDGESTYFLSINRNKRSVVLDLRTDTDRAHLSELIRHADIVVENFRPGTLERLGLGFQTLRELNPQIILASISGFGQSGPYAQDPGYDVIAQGMGGLMAITGEIGGPPMKAGFSLADISAGMWAIIGILTALHRRVTCPEPQWIDISLLESMMAFQTYLATNYFATGQDPRPMGNAHPSICPYQTFPAQDGYFNLAVGNEKLWQKFCQVINHPEWQDDNRFRTNVDRVEHREELVNALELIFRERSVNTWVDLFRESGIPAGPIYHLSDLYHDPHVTERHALFPIEHPVVGQILQVASPVRFLAGPDSSPNCNPPPLLGEHTQMILEQFGLKSSSPRTSTKNHLSD; from the coding sequence ATGATGAAACCCTTTGAGGGACTTCGCATTATTGACTTAACGCGCATTCTCAGTGGTCCTTATTGTACTATGTACTTCGCCGATTTAGGCGCAGAGGTCATTAAAATCGAACCCCCTCAGGGCGATGATACCCGGCACTGGGGCCCCCCATTTATTGACGGCGAAAGCACCTATTTTCTCAGCATCAACCGCAATAAACGCAGCGTCGTTCTCGATTTACGAACCGATACCGATCGCGCGCATCTATCCGAGCTCATACGCCATGCCGATATCGTCGTTGAAAATTTTCGACCCGGAACACTCGAACGCTTGGGGTTGGGTTTTCAGACCCTCAGGGAACTTAATCCCCAAATTATTCTCGCATCGATTTCCGGGTTCGGCCAAAGCGGACCATATGCTCAAGATCCAGGCTATGACGTCATAGCCCAGGGTATGGGAGGGCTGATGGCGATCACTGGAGAAATCGGAGGGCCACCGATGAAAGCGGGGTTTTCTTTAGCCGATATTAGTGCAGGAATGTGGGCCATTATCGGGATCCTCACCGCGTTACATCGACGAGTCACTTGCCCCGAACCTCAGTGGATTGACATCTCCTTGTTGGAATCGATGATGGCTTTTCAAACCTATCTTGCGACTAATTATTTCGCCACGGGCCAAGATCCCCGTCCCATGGGCAATGCGCATCCTAGCATTTGTCCCTATCAAACGTTTCCCGCACAAGATGGCTATTTTAATCTCGCTGTGGGCAATGAAAAATTGTGGCAAAAGTTCTGCCAAGTTATCAATCATCCCGAATGGCAGGATGATAATAGGTTTCGTACCAATGTCGACCGGGTAGAACATCGTGAAGAACTGGTCAACGCCTTAGAGTTAATTTTTCGGGAGAGGTCCGTAAATACGTGGGTCGATCTATTTCGAGAATCTGGAATTCCCGCCGGCCCTATTTATCATCTCTCCGATTTATATCATGATCCCCACGTCACAGAGCGTCATGCGCTTTTCCCGATTGAGCATCCTGTAGTGGGCCAAATTTTGCAAGTTGCATCCCCTGTGCGATTTTTGGCCGGACCGGATTCGTCACCCAATTGCAATCCCCCGCCCTTGCTCGGAGAGCACACGCAAATGATTTTGGAACAATTCGGCCTGAAATCATCTTCGCCTCGGACCAGTACCAAGAATCACCTCTCAGATTAG
- a CDS encoding adenylosuccinate synthase codes for MTVTAVVGANWGDEGKGKITDYLARDMDFVVRFQGGSNAGHTILNEFGKFALHMLPSGVFYPHVHNVLGPGVALNIVGLAKELQYLKDHGLVPSFFHISDRAQVVLPVHILLDQAEEMRLGANQFGSTRSGIAPFYADKFLKIGVQVADLFFKDRLRQRIERNLALKNFLLPTAYQLPIQDPLEITEIVSHYADVIAPFVCDTTLLLHDALKNNQGILLEGQLGALRDPDHGIYPFTTSSSPLAGFASVGAGIPPYAIRRIIAVTKAYSTCVGAGPFVTELMGPESNALRERGGDAGEYGATTGRPRRVGWFDAVATRYGCMIQGATEVALTNLDVLSYREEIPIATAYTLGDKTTTQFPPTAELSQAQPVFEVMPGWRTDITSIQHYEDLPPSARQYVERIETLIDTKIRYISVGPQRKQIVIKP; via the coding sequence ATGACCGTGACAGCCGTTGTTGGGGCTAATTGGGGCGATGAAGGTAAAGGCAAGATTACCGATTATTTAGCACGAGATATGGATTTCGTAGTGCGTTTCCAAGGAGGAAGTAATGCAGGTCACACAATTCTGAACGAATTTGGAAAATTTGCTCTGCATATGTTGCCATCGGGTGTGTTTTATCCGCATGTCCATAATGTTCTCGGACCAGGAGTCGCTTTGAATATTGTAGGACTGGCCAAGGAACTTCAATATCTTAAAGACCACGGACTTGTTCCCTCATTCTTCCATATCTCTGACCGGGCCCAAGTCGTTCTTCCCGTTCACATCTTGCTAGACCAAGCCGAAGAAATGCGTCTCGGCGCCAATCAGTTTGGTTCCACTCGTTCAGGAATCGCCCCATTTTATGCGGATAAATTTCTTAAAATCGGGGTACAAGTCGCTGATCTGTTTTTTAAGGATCGATTACGACAGCGTATTGAACGCAATTTAGCGTTAAAGAATTTCTTATTACCGACGGCTTACCAACTGCCCATTCAAGATCCGCTTGAAATCACAGAAATCGTGTCGCATTATGCCGACGTCATAGCGCCTTTCGTTTGTGATACCACGTTGCTGCTGCACGACGCGTTAAAGAACAACCAAGGAATTTTGTTAGAAGGCCAACTCGGTGCATTGCGCGATCCCGATCATGGTATCTATCCTTTCACAACATCATCATCGCCGTTGGCCGGCTTTGCGAGTGTAGGAGCTGGAATTCCGCCTTACGCGATCAGAAGAATTATCGCCGTGACCAAAGCCTATTCGACATGTGTGGGAGCCGGGCCATTTGTGACCGAATTGATGGGCCCCGAATCCAATGCGCTACGGGAACGAGGCGGCGACGCCGGTGAGTACGGAGCAACCACAGGACGCCCTCGCCGCGTTGGCTGGTTTGATGCCGTCGCTACACGCTATGGGTGCATGATCCAAGGGGCTACGGAAGTCGCCCTCACAAATTTAGATGTCCTAAGTTATCGTGAAGAAATTCCCATTGCTACGGCATACACTTTAGGCGACAAGACCACGACACAATTTCCGCCAACGGCCGAACTGTCCCAAGCACAGCCTGTGTTCGAAGTGATGCCTGGGTGGAGAACAGATATTACAAGCATTCAACACTACGAGGATTTGCCTCCCTCCGCAAGACAATATGTAGAGAGAATTGAAACACTGATTGACACGAAAATTCGCTACATCTCCGTCGGTCCCCAGCGAAAGCAAATCGTTATAAAGCCGTAA
- a CDS encoding NAD(P)H-dependent flavin oxidoreductase, whose amino-acid sequence MISTKITQQWHLRYPIIAAPMLGVSGGALASAVSSVGALGMIAVGPGQDDHWLRTEVAKIASGLNFGVGFIEWDLARRPEILEETLRLQPFLVSISFGSVKPYVARIHEAGAVVVTQVNSLEDAQRAEESGVDAVVVQGREAGGHTGELSTLTLLQSVVPVMNVPVLAAGGIATPQGICAAFMAGAEGVWMGTRFAACQESLLVDTAISYLIASHAEDTVVTRLYDQILHAPWPGRYPGRVLNNKFVRRWLSQNITDDAANELTQGLQSHDPETIPIYAGESVQFVQGRESAHDVVVHLMQRAEAWWKERSQVISS is encoded by the coding sequence ATGATTTCCACGAAGATTACCCAACAATGGCATTTACGTTATCCCATCATTGCTGCTCCCATGTTGGGGGTATCTGGGGGAGCGTTAGCCTCTGCTGTAAGTTCTGTGGGGGCTTTGGGGATGATCGCCGTAGGACCGGGCCAGGATGACCATTGGCTTAGAACCGAAGTGGCCAAGATCGCATCGGGATTGAATTTTGGTGTGGGATTTATTGAATGGGACCTGGCACGCCGTCCAGAAATATTGGAGGAGACTTTACGGCTTCAACCTTTTTTGGTTTCGATTTCCTTTGGGTCTGTGAAGCCGTACGTTGCTCGGATCCATGAAGCTGGGGCAGTTGTTGTCACGCAAGTGAATAGTCTTGAGGATGCCCAAAGAGCCGAGGAATCCGGAGTTGACGCGGTGGTGGTTCAGGGGCGAGAAGCCGGAGGACACACCGGGGAATTGTCGACCCTTACGCTCTTACAAAGTGTTGTTCCCGTGATGAACGTTCCCGTTTTAGCGGCTGGAGGTATCGCGACACCTCAAGGCATTTGTGCGGCTTTCATGGCGGGGGCGGAAGGAGTCTGGATGGGAACCCGGTTTGCAGCGTGCCAAGAATCCCTGTTAGTCGACACGGCTATCTCCTATCTCATCGCAAGTCATGCCGAAGATACCGTCGTCACCCGTCTCTATGACCAAATTCTTCATGCCCCCTGGCCCGGTAGATATCCGGGGCGTGTACTGAATAATAAGTTTGTCCGTCGATGGCTATCTCAAAACATTACAGATGATGCGGCCAATGAATTAACACAGGGACTCCAGTCTCATGATCCCGAAACGATTCCGATTTATGCTGGGGAAAGTGTGCAATTTGTTCAAGGACGTGAATCGGCTCACGATGTTGTTGTCCACTTGATGCAACGAGCCGAGGCATGGTGGAAGGAAAGAAGCCAAGTCATATCAAGCTAA
- a CDS encoding glycoside hydrolase family 15 protein, protein MPRHLVIGNGHIAIGFDDTAQIRDIYYPYVGELNHVGGHRCAIGVWVDGQFSWWRDPEWQFDLGYHEKSLVTNIRATHPGMELSITSEDAVHQRLNVYLKRMTITNLAPEGREVRVFFNNDLMISETEVGDTAVYDPERHVIYHYKRGTYFLFNGATEGTRLFQYSTGVKRFNHSEGTWRDAEDGELMENPIAQGSVDSVISFRLFLKPGETQLLNYWMAIGSTLDEVTDLDEYVKDSGVNMLLDRVIVYWQRWAEKSGTWFADLPSRVRDLFYMSLLMVRVHTDANGAIVAALDSDILQYNRDHYNYVWPRDGALAAITMSEAGYHGMVRPFFRFCADALTDEGYLRHKYNPDGTVGSSWHPYVVQKERRLPIQEDETGLTLIALWRDFVHHQEIDFPQSVYDTLIRPAAAFLARYIDNALELPKPSYDLWEERYGIFTFTSSAVYGGLIAAANFFRLYGNDYLSERYHKTAQMVKRGILSRLYDQERGIFVRGLVRENGRWVFDKTIDSSVFGLWAFDVLPADDERIVRTMEAVESTLTVKTEVGGIGRYEGDSYFRSGDDDAPINPWFISTLWVADWKIAKARTIGDLRAPRETLIWVANHALPSGLLPEQLHPLTGEALSVSPLTWSHAALASTVLHYIDRYRSLVNASF, encoded by the coding sequence ATGCCACGACATTTAGTCATTGGAAATGGACACATTGCTATCGGATTTGATGATACCGCACAAATTCGCGACATCTATTATCCCTATGTGGGTGAGCTCAACCACGTAGGGGGGCACCGCTGTGCCATTGGCGTGTGGGTTGACGGTCAATTTTCGTGGTGGCGCGATCCTGAATGGCAATTTGATCTTGGTTACCATGAAAAATCTCTGGTCACCAATATCCGCGCAACACATCCTGGCATGGAGTTAAGCATCACATCAGAAGATGCGGTCCATCAACGTCTTAACGTGTATCTTAAACGGATGACTATTACTAACCTTGCCCCTGAAGGGCGCGAAGTTCGCGTCTTTTTCAATAATGATTTAATGATTTCGGAAACAGAGGTCGGTGACACCGCGGTGTATGATCCCGAGCGTCACGTCATTTATCATTATAAGCGCGGCACTTACTTCTTGTTTAATGGTGCCACCGAAGGCACCAGGTTGTTCCAGTATTCTACGGGCGTTAAGCGGTTCAATCACAGTGAAGGAACGTGGCGAGATGCAGAAGATGGAGAACTCATGGAAAATCCCATTGCCCAAGGATCAGTCGACAGTGTGATCAGTTTTCGATTGTTTCTTAAACCCGGAGAAACCCAGCTCTTAAATTATTGGATGGCCATTGGTTCAACGCTTGACGAAGTCACCGATCTTGACGAATATGTTAAGGATAGTGGGGTTAATATGCTCCTTGATCGGGTGATTGTCTATTGGCAACGCTGGGCAGAAAAATCCGGCACATGGTTCGCAGACTTACCCTCTCGAGTGCGTGACCTCTTTTATATGAGCTTATTAATGGTGCGCGTCCACACCGATGCCAATGGTGCGATCGTGGCTGCTTTGGACTCCGATATTCTGCAGTACAACCGGGATCACTATAATTACGTCTGGCCACGTGACGGGGCACTGGCGGCCATTACCATGTCGGAAGCAGGTTACCATGGAATGGTCCGTCCCTTCTTCCGGTTTTGTGCGGATGCTCTTACCGACGAAGGATATTTGCGACACAAATACAATCCGGATGGAACTGTCGGTTCGAGTTGGCATCCTTACGTGGTCCAAAAAGAACGGCGCTTACCTATCCAAGAGGACGAAACCGGTCTGACCCTTATCGCGCTCTGGCGGGACTTTGTGCATCACCAAGAAATCGACTTTCCCCAGTCCGTTTATGACACCCTTATCCGGCCCGCTGCTGCGTTTTTGGCTCGCTATATTGATAATGCTCTTGAGTTGCCCAAACCCAGTTATGATCTGTGGGAAGAACGCTACGGCATTTTTACGTTTACAAGTAGTGCGGTCTATGGGGGCCTAATTGCCGCCGCCAACTTCTTCCGCCTCTATGGCAACGATTACCTTAGTGAGCGTTACCATAAAACTGCGCAAATGGTTAAACGCGGTATCCTATCCCGGCTTTACGATCAAGAACGGGGCATTTTTGTTAGAGGATTAGTTCGGGAAAATGGCCGCTGGGTTTTTGATAAGACCATTGATAGCAGTGTCTTTGGTTTATGGGCGTTTGATGTATTGCCGGCCGATGATGAGCGAATCGTTCGCACTATGGAAGCCGTTGAATCGACATTAACCGTCAAAACGGAGGTAGGGGGCATTGGACGATATGAAGGCGATAGCTATTTTCGCTCTGGAGACGATGACGCTCCCATTAATCCCTGGTTCATCTCCACATTATGGGTCGCGGATTGGAAAATTGCCAAGGCTCGTACCATTGGCGACTTACGGGCTCCCCGTGAGACTTTGATTTGGGTTGCCAATCATGCGCTTCCCAGTGGCCTGCTCCCTGAACAGTTGCATCCCCTCACCGGTGAAGCTTTGTCTGTCTCTCCGTTAACCTGGTCTCACGCCGCGCTAGCCTCGACCGTTTTACATTATATTGACCGTTACCGCTCACTCGTAAACGCCAGTTTTTAG
- a CDS encoding ABC transporter ATP-binding protein/permease, whose product MVPLADWSSKSRVIAMPFNPVATSSEPLVRLSHVDKVYHRGTENVIALHDVSFAISYGTVAVVLGPSGGGKSTLLHILGGMDRPTSGDVMISGQDISHWSSDELAKYRRETIGFIFQSFHLIANMTALENVELPLMLAGVSKEDRRRRAIELLNRVGLGDRWDHKPGELSGGQAQRVAIARALAANPPLILADEPTGNLDSTSGQEIMDLLTSLAHEDGHCVVIVTHNEEFVRYADRILRIRDGIVHEEIRHDNISSSNIQPETLGHIRLWTLYQLAWHSLVKRLTRGLLTGLGIAIGVAAMVLLIGLGTGLKSNVVQGIVSLGPLTAINVSPHGNKAGSGPFGPQVVSGPSHAITAHTLYQFAHLPGARAAYINATFLTGVTYHGRSTTAALNPLPPGNLWSISGVLPTVVQGHLSNASRHIVIPLSVAKALIGGRHPHIRQLLDKPIILHIETMSGGLFAGEGLSGPVHPLPPQQVIITGFVNSGIGYVSYPTALNWIQSFAANPHDVHYPGATVLANSLSQVPSLANRIDAMGYSTTTLQQALRSINKSFSLIETGLGAVGGIALVVAGLMIGVVMSMAVLERRREIGILRAIGARRRDISRLFLLEALSIGLIGAIVGIALGGGVGAIINVLVKQNSQVSHGIFSLPLWLGGLGLLFGGGVSIVAGAIPASHAASLNPVDALRQE is encoded by the coding sequence TTGGTTCCATTGGCGGACTGGTCATCAAAAAGCCGAGTGATCGCGATGCCATTTAACCCTGTAGCGACTTCATCCGAACCTTTGGTTCGTCTCAGCCACGTTGATAAAGTGTATCACCGTGGCACAGAAAACGTGATTGCTCTTCATGATGTGTCTTTTGCTATTTCCTATGGAACTGTAGCGGTGGTTTTAGGCCCCTCAGGCGGAGGTAAGTCGACCCTATTGCATATTCTGGGCGGCATGGATCGACCTACCTCTGGCGATGTCATGATATCAGGCCAGGATATCAGTCACTGGTCGTCAGACGAGTTAGCCAAATACCGACGGGAAACCATTGGATTTATCTTTCAATCCTTTCATCTCATTGCCAATATGACCGCTTTAGAAAACGTCGAGTTACCGTTGATGCTGGCTGGTGTCTCTAAAGAAGATCGCCGTCGCCGTGCTATCGAACTGCTAAACCGCGTGGGACTCGGTGATCGGTGGGACCATAAACCTGGCGAGCTCTCTGGCGGACAAGCCCAGCGCGTCGCCATCGCCCGGGCACTGGCAGCCAATCCTCCGCTCATCCTTGCCGATGAACCGACGGGCAATTTGGATAGTACCAGCGGTCAAGAAATTATGGATCTTCTCACGTCTTTGGCTCATGAGGACGGTCATTGTGTGGTAATTGTGACGCACAATGAAGAATTTGTTCGGTATGCCGATCGAATTCTACGCATCCGTGACGGTATCGTTCATGAAGAAATCCGCCATGACAACATTTCATCTTCAAACATTCAACCTGAAACACTGGGCCATATACGTTTATGGACGTTATATCAGTTAGCATGGCATTCTCTTGTCAAACGCTTAACCCGGGGACTATTAACGGGATTAGGGATAGCCATAGGTGTTGCGGCGATGGTATTGCTCATTGGTCTAGGAACAGGATTAAAGTCGAATGTCGTTCAGGGAATTGTTTCATTGGGACCCTTAACCGCGATCAATGTCTCACCCCATGGCAATAAAGCCGGTTCAGGACCCTTTGGACCTCAAGTTGTTTCCGGCCCGTCTCATGCGATTACCGCTCATACATTGTATCAGTTTGCCCATTTGCCTGGGGCACGAGCGGCCTATATCAATGCGACCTTTTTAACGGGCGTTACTTATCACGGACGATCTACCACTGCCGCCCTCAATCCCCTGCCCCCAGGTAACTTATGGTCCATTTCAGGGGTTCTCCCGACGGTTGTGCAAGGTCATTTATCCAATGCCTCTCGGCATATCGTGATTCCCTTGAGCGTTGCCAAAGCGCTTATAGGCGGCCGTCATCCCCATATTAGGCAACTGTTGGACAAACCCATCATCCTCCATATCGAAACCATGAGTGGTGGACTTTTTGCAGGAGAGGGCTTATCCGGTCCCGTTCATCCCCTGCCCCCACAACAGGTCATAATTACTGGATTTGTGAACTCCGGGATTGGATACGTTTCTTACCCTACAGCCCTCAACTGGATTCAGAGTTTTGCCGCCAATCCTCACGATGTGCATTATCCCGGCGCAACCGTTCTCGCTAACAGTTTGTCCCAAGTTCCATCTTTAGCCAACCGTATCGACGCCATGGGCTACAGCACAACCACGCTCCAACAGGCTCTTCGTTCCATCAACAAAAGTTTCAGCCTTATAGAAACCGGTTTAGGTGCCGTCGGAGGCATTGCCTTAGTCGTAGCTGGACTCATGATTGGAGTTGTCATGAGTATGGCGGTATTAGAACGACGGCGTGAAATTGGCATATTACGCGCCATAGGCGCTAGACGCCGCGATATTTCTCGCTTATTTTTACTCGAAGCCTTATCTATCGGGCTGATAGGCGCAATCGTGGGCATTGCTTTGGGAGGCGGTGTCGGTGCTATCATCAATGTATTAGTCAAGCAAAATAGTCAAGTCAGCCACGGGATTTTTAGTTTGCCCCTATGGCTTGGCGGGCTCGGGCTCTTATTTGGCGGCGGTGTCTCCATTGTTGCCGGCGCCATTCCTGCTTCCCATGCAGCATCGTTAAATCCCGTTGATGCTCTGCGCCAAGAATAA